The Danio aesculapii chromosome 8, fDanAes4.1, whole genome shotgun sequence genome window below encodes:
- the LOC130234024 gene encoding uncharacterized protein LOC130234024, giving the protein MAVSSPPVHKIAVSSPPVHKIAAFIPPAHKMAVSSPLVHKMVTTSPPARKMAAAISPAHKMADSSPPAHKVATTSPPAHAWVSANLLLAHKMVPCSKSVPAVVPVQVHVPEMPSPEPPEWPPQPELPTLLPPPELSPTELPESPTELPESPPEFELPD; this is encoded by the coding sequence atggctgtctCTAGTCCTCCAGTCCACAAGATTGCTGTCTCCAGTCCTCCAGTTCACAAGATTGCTGCCTTCattcctccagctcacaagatggctgtctCAAGTCCTCTAGTTCACAAAATGGTCACCACCAGTCCTCCAGCTCGCAAGATGGCCGCTGCCatttctccagctcacaagatggccgactccagtcctccagctcacaaagtGGCCACAACCAGCCCTCCAGCTCACGCATGGGTAAGCGCTAATCTGCTACTAGCTCACAAGATGGTTCCCTGTTCCAAGTCTGTTCCTGCTGTAGTTCCAGTCCAAGTTCATGTTCCTGAAATgccatcacctgagccaccagaatggccaccACAACCTGAGTTGCCAACActgctgccaccaccagagctgtcGCCAACAGAGCTGCCAGAGTCGCCAACAGAGCTGCCAGAGTCGCCGCCAGAGTTTGAACTTCCTGATTGA